One Chanodichthys erythropterus isolate Z2021 chromosome 22, ASM2448905v1, whole genome shotgun sequence DNA window includes the following coding sequences:
- the LOC137012726 gene encoding olfactory receptor 8G17-like codes for MDNLTFRNSILLMEGLKVTSQSSQPVFILLLLTYVFTMVSNIGLIFLISTEKNLHDPMHFLFCNLPLNDILGATVIMPRMLQDILRDTSERYISYAVCVVQAYFVHVFTAACHYVLMIMAFDRYVAICNPLRYTSIMTNKMVIKLSAFAWGLAIILVAIMIGLTLRLSHCRYKIENPFCDNASLFKLSCENVVINNVYGLVYTIVVLSLSAMCIFITYVKIATVCITSKNKSLNNKAIQTCSTHLAVYLMMYVSGATFILLHRFPEFSDSRKLAGIMFHVPTGLNPLVYGLQTKEIRQKILKHWCRKK; via the coding sequence ATGGACAACCTGACATTCAGAAACAGCATTCTCCTCATGGAGGGACTGAAAGTTACATCTCAGTCATCTCAACCTGTTTTCATCCTCCTTCTCTTGACTTATGTCTTTACAATGGTATCAAACATTGGACttatatttttgatatcaacaGAGAAGAATCTGCATGACCCAATGCATTTTCTATTCTGCAACTTGCCACTGAATGACATACTAGGAGCCACTGTCATTATGCCACGCATGCTGCAGGATATTTTAAGGGACACCTCAGAGCGCTATATATCATATGCAGTGTGTGTTGTTCAAGCTTATTTTGTGCATGTATTTACAGCAGCATGTCACTATGTGCTGATGATCATGGCCTTTGACAGATATGTGGCTATTTGTAATCCATTGCGATACACATCTATAATGACCAATAAAATGGTCATTAAATTATCAGCATTTGCTTGGGGCCTGGCAATTATTTTAGTGGCAATTATGATAGGACTCACTCTGCGTTTGTCTCACTGTAGGTATAAAATTGAAAACCCTTTCTGTGACAATGCCTCACTGTTTAAACTGTCCTGTGAAAATGTAGTCATAAATAATGTGTATGGACTAGTTTATACCATTGTTGTGCTCAGTTTGTCAGCGATGTGTATTTTCATAACATATGTCAAGATTGCTACTGTATGCATAACCAGCAAAAACAAATCCCTCAACAACAAAGCCATACAAACCTGCAGCACTCATTTAGCTGTTTATTTAATGATGTATGTTTCTGGAGCTACTTTTATTTTACTTCATCGTTTTCCTGAATTCTCTGACAGCAGGAAACTAGCTGGTATAATGTTTCATGTACCAACGGGATTAAATCCCTTAGTATATGGTTTACAAACCAAAGAGATAAGACaaaagattttaaaacactggtGTAGAAAAAAGTGA